A portion of the Pseudomonas protegens CHA0 genome contains these proteins:
- a CDS encoding contractile injection system protein, VgrG/Pvc8 family: MLSPANAPRFSLTIDGFAHDLKVRAFTGEEAISKPYFFNVECVSERPDLDLQCLFDVSAFLAFDTWGNGIHGRIYHIARGPDAQGLTHYNLALVPHLSYLRHRINKRIYQQFSVPAIVALVLEEHGILGDAYRFELGASYPERDCCTQYDETDLHFIQRLCEEEGIHFHFQHSAQGHVLVFGDQQAVFPAIGPTTAFAPGHDGLTTLLPIGHGTPTSLRARESRQVEGQGTQSGLLSGHVLETSGQGSDLWLLTQVIHEGKQPQVADESVANGHTDNQDQLRQGYRNRFTALALDLCYRPPLAHEKPLAPGNQTALVIALEDQANSRGQRFERVKVKFPWDREGRFDDKSSCWLAGTANWRCEVTPLRPGVEVKVAFLENDPDQPLISGCLCCG; the protein is encoded by the coding sequence ATGTTAAGCCCAGCCAATGCACCCCGGTTCAGCCTGACAATCGACGGTTTTGCGCACGACTTAAAGGTGCGCGCGTTCACCGGAGAAGAGGCGATCAGCAAGCCCTATTTCTTCAATGTGGAGTGTGTGAGCGAGCGACCGGATCTGGATCTGCAATGCCTCTTCGATGTGTCGGCTTTTCTGGCATTCGACACTTGGGGCAATGGCATTCATGGGCGCATCTATCACATTGCGCGAGGCCCGGACGCTCAAGGCTTGACGCACTACAACCTGGCCCTGGTGCCGCACCTGTCCTACTTGCGTCACCGTATCAACAAGAGGATCTATCAGCAGTTCTCGGTGCCTGCTATCGTCGCCCTGGTCCTGGAGGAGCATGGGATTCTGGGGGATGCCTACCGCTTTGAGCTCGGGGCGAGCTACCCCGAGCGTGACTGCTGCACCCAGTACGATGAAACCGATCTGCATTTTATTCAGCGCCTGTGCGAGGAAGAGGGAATTCACTTCCACTTCCAGCACAGCGCTCAAGGCCACGTGCTGGTCTTTGGCGATCAGCAGGCAGTATTCCCCGCGATCGGGCCGACCACGGCTTTTGCCCCCGGGCACGATGGGCTCACCACCCTGTTACCGATCGGTCACGGCACGCCGACAAGCCTGCGTGCCAGGGAGTCGCGCCAGGTTGAAGGGCAAGGTACGCAGAGCGGGCTGCTCAGTGGTCATGTCCTGGAAACCTCGGGCCAGGGCAGCGACCTCTGGCTACTGACTCAGGTCATTCATGAGGGCAAGCAACCACAGGTTGCGGATGAGAGCGTCGCCAATGGCCACACTGACAACCAGGATCAACTGCGCCAGGGTTATCGCAACCGTTTCACCGCGCTTGCGTTGGACCTTTGCTATCGCCCGCCTTTGGCTCATGAGAAGCCTCTGGCGCCAGGCAACCAGACGGCGCTGGTCATCGCCCTGGAAGACCAGGCGAACTCGCGTGGTCAGCGCTTCGAAAGGGTCAAGGTCAAGTTTCCCTGGGACCGCGAAGGCCGGTTCGACGACAAGAGCAGTTGTTGGCTGGCCGGTACTGCCAATTGGCGTTGTGAAGTGACGCCGCTGCGACCCGGTGTGGAGGTCAAAGTCGCATTTCTTGAAAACGACCCCGATCAACCGCTGATCAGCGGTTGCCTGTGTTGCGGCTGA
- a CDS encoding LysR family transcriptional regulator, with amino-acid sequence MASTKVNDLQAFLAVARDQSFTKAAAKLGITPSALSHTIRALEQRLGIRLLARTTRNVSPTEAGERLMRSIAPLFDQITAELEALGELRDKPSGTIRISCTDDQIELCIRPMLASFLKSYPDITLEFYIDYGFTNVVEERFDAGIRMGESISKDMIAVRIGPDWRLAVVGSPEYFERNPAPTTPHELTGHDCVNIRHRPSGAIYAWEFESNGQAFTVKADGQLVFNSIMHVLNAAVDGVGLAYVPEELVAPYLADGRLKEVLADWCPEFQGYHLYYPNRRQASPAFSALVEALKYRS; translated from the coding sequence ATGGCCAGTACTAAAGTCAACGATCTCCAAGCTTTTCTTGCGGTGGCGCGAGATCAAAGCTTTACGAAAGCCGCCGCTAAACTGGGCATTACTCCCTCTGCGCTGAGTCATACGATCCGGGCACTTGAACAAAGACTGGGGATACGACTGCTGGCCCGCACGACACGCAATGTGTCGCCCACAGAGGCGGGAGAAAGATTGATGCGCTCGATCGCTCCGCTTTTTGATCAGATCACCGCCGAGCTTGAAGCGCTGGGCGAGCTGCGGGACAAGCCCAGTGGCACGATTCGTATTTCCTGTACTGATGATCAGATTGAGTTGTGCATTCGGCCAATGCTTGCAAGCTTCCTGAAGAGCTACCCGGATATCACACTGGAGTTCTACATCGACTATGGATTCACCAACGTGGTCGAGGAACGATTCGATGCTGGCATTCGCATGGGCGAATCGATCAGCAAAGACATGATCGCCGTTCGCATAGGCCCAGATTGGCGGTTGGCTGTAGTGGGCTCTCCAGAATATTTCGAACGCAACCCGGCACCAACAACCCCCCATGAGCTGACCGGGCATGACTGTGTGAATATCCGACACAGACCATCAGGGGCGATCTACGCATGGGAATTTGAAAGTAATGGCCAGGCTTTTACCGTCAAGGCAGATGGACAACTTGTTTTCAACAGCATCATGCACGTACTCAATGCCGCCGTTGATGGCGTTGGCTTGGCCTACGTACCAGAGGAATTGGTAGCACCCTATCTGGCTGACGGCCGGCTCAAAGAAGTCTTGGCCGACTGGTGCCCTGAGTTTCAGGGTTACCATTTGTATTACCCGAACAGGCGACAAGCGTCTCCCGCCTTTTCTGCATTGGTGGAGGCGCTGAAATATAGAAGCTGA
- a CDS encoding NYN domain-containing protein produces MKSVALITIHGMGKIKPGYFRDLEEGVIEKLGSKRWDKVSFKNIQYAPILQGPQDKLWDAMLKEKTNEFDALKIRQFFLFGFGDAGSLEYSAQKDPRKYLDVQKEIQNVLLSAFKECGNDPNTPIVLIAQSLGCQVISNYLWDAQNGRYIFSSPNTGPEANFLKLKSLNNLITTGCNIPIFVSGLDARVCFDPPSPNFTWDNYYDQDDVLGWPLRQLGKNYNIVHDHSINAGGILSSWNVASHGEYWSDKDVISAVSTRLMEYL; encoded by the coding sequence ATGAAAAGCGTCGCACTGATAACGATTCATGGCATGGGGAAAATCAAACCGGGATATTTTCGAGATCTTGAAGAGGGGGTCATCGAAAAGCTCGGGAGTAAGCGGTGGGATAAAGTATCCTTCAAGAACATACAGTATGCCCCTATTTTACAAGGTCCTCAGGATAAATTATGGGATGCCATGTTGAAGGAGAAAACCAATGAGTTTGATGCACTGAAAATACGACAGTTTTTTCTGTTTGGTTTTGGGGATGCCGGCTCTTTGGAATACAGTGCGCAAAAGGACCCTCGAAAATATCTTGATGTCCAAAAAGAAATCCAAAATGTTTTGCTGTCTGCATTCAAAGAGTGTGGTAATGATCCGAATACGCCAATAGTCTTGATTGCTCAGTCTTTGGGCTGCCAAGTCATATCGAATTATCTATGGGATGCCCAAAATGGAAGGTATATATTTTCATCGCCCAATACCGGTCCGGAGGCGAATTTTCTTAAGCTGAAGTCGCTCAATAATCTAATTACAACGGGGTGCAATATCCCCATCTTCGTTTCAGGTCTGGACGCAAGGGTTTGCTTTGATCCGCCAAGCCCCAATTTTACCTGGGATAACTACTATGATCAGGATGACGTATTAGGCTGGCCATTACGCCAACTTGGAAAGAATTACAATATTGTTCATGATCATTCGATTAATGCCGGTGGCATACTTTCGTCATGGAACGTCGCGAGCCATGGTGAGTATTGGTCTGACAAAGATGTAATTTCCGCAGTGTCGACAAGACTAATGGAATACCTGTAG
- a CDS encoding MFS transporter → MTAQVFDTPAGEALGTPETGELPAYWSGIFAMTLCVFALIASEFMPVSLLTPIASDLQISEGLAGYGIAISGAFAVLTSLAISRLVGSMDRKTLLLVLTGIMCVSGLVVGLAPNYTVYMIGRALIGVVIGGFWSMSAAMAMRLVPAHSVTKALAIFNGGNALATVVAAPLGSYLGSVIGWRGAFFCLIPVAIIALIWQWISLPAMAPAPRKPGAGNVFRLFKSPLVSFGMLSVGIFFMGQFVLFTYLRPFLETVTGADVSLLSMVLLVIGVAGFVGTVLIGTFLKTGMYRVLVCIPLLMAAIALSLIVLGGKVVAAFVLLGLWGLIATAAPVGWWSWLAKALPKDAEAGGGLMVAVIQLSIALGSTLGGLLFDGSGYRMTFLASSVLLVLAAVMAFFTSRNQV, encoded by the coding sequence ATGACGGCTCAAGTATTCGACACCCCGGCAGGTGAGGCCCTCGGCACGCCGGAGACTGGTGAACTGCCGGCTTACTGGAGTGGCATCTTTGCGATGACACTGTGCGTATTCGCGTTGATCGCCTCGGAGTTCATGCCTGTCAGTTTGCTCACGCCGATTGCATCGGATCTGCAAATCAGTGAAGGACTGGCCGGGTATGGGATCGCCATCTCCGGCGCCTTCGCGGTGCTGACAAGCCTTGCGATTTCCAGGCTAGTGGGTTCAATGGACCGCAAGACGCTGTTGCTTGTACTGACCGGGATTATGTGTGTGTCGGGGCTGGTGGTCGGTCTGGCGCCGAACTATACGGTGTACATGATTGGTCGTGCGCTGATCGGCGTGGTGATCGGTGGATTCTGGTCGATGTCGGCGGCAATGGCCATGCGCCTGGTACCTGCCCATAGCGTGACCAAGGCTCTGGCAATCTTCAACGGCGGCAATGCTTTGGCAACCGTAGTGGCCGCTCCGCTGGGAAGCTATCTGGGGAGTGTCATCGGTTGGCGGGGTGCTTTTTTCTGCCTTATTCCGGTAGCGATTATCGCGTTGATCTGGCAGTGGATCAGCCTGCCAGCCATGGCGCCGGCGCCGCGCAAACCGGGCGCTGGCAATGTCTTCCGATTGTTTAAGAGCCCATTGGTCAGTTTCGGCATGTTGAGTGTGGGCATTTTCTTCATGGGGCAGTTTGTATTGTTCACCTATCTGCGCCCGTTCCTGGAAACCGTCACAGGTGCAGATGTATCCCTGTTGTCGATGGTCCTGCTGGTCATCGGCGTGGCGGGTTTTGTCGGGACCGTTCTGATCGGCACTTTCCTGAAAACCGGAATGTACCGCGTCCTGGTCTGCATTCCACTCTTGATGGCCGCGATTGCACTTTCTTTGATTGTCCTTGGCGGCAAAGTCGTGGCAGCTTTTGTACTGCTTGGGCTGTGGGGCCTGATCGCGACGGCGGCACCTGTGGGGTGGTGGTCGTGGTTGGCCAAGGCGCTGCCCAAGGATGCTGAAGCCGGTGGCGGCTTGATGGTGGCAGTCATTCAGCTATCCATTGCGCTGGGCTCTACCCTCGGTGGGCTGCTGTTCGACGGCAGCGGTTATCGCATGACATTTCTCGCAAGCTCTGTCTTGCTGGTACTCGCGGCAGTGATGGCCTTTTTCACATCGCGAAACCAGGTTTAA
- a CDS encoding AAA family ATPase: MQRVMIVGQPGSGKSTLARELGQRTGLPVVHIDTIHWQPGWIERSPDEKTRLCLDVEARDRWIFEGGHSATWDNRVARADLLIWIDRSATLRFLRVLRRTLLQRGQSRPDLPENCPELLANLPEFFRFMWRTKKSAREKMQQLVATAPSACLVVCLRSNRDIGIFLASMGSATVQALQD; the protein is encoded by the coding sequence ATGCAACGGGTGATGATTGTTGGTCAACCTGGATCAGGCAAAAGCACTTTGGCGCGTGAGCTTGGTCAGCGCACGGGCTTGCCGGTCGTTCATATCGACACTATCCACTGGCAGCCAGGGTGGATCGAACGAAGCCCGGACGAAAAGACGCGGCTTTGTCTCGATGTAGAGGCTCGAGATCGCTGGATATTCGAAGGTGGCCATTCAGCCACTTGGGACAACCGGGTGGCCCGTGCCGATCTTTTGATATGGATTGATCGTTCGGCGACGCTTCGATTCTTGCGCGTACTGCGCAGAACGCTGCTCCAACGCGGTCAGTCTCGGCCCGACTTGCCGGAGAACTGCCCCGAGCTGCTGGCGAACCTGCCGGAGTTTTTTAGATTCATGTGGCGGACGAAAAAATCAGCGCGAGAAAAAATGCAGCAACTTGTAGCAACAGCGCCATCAGCTTGCCTCGTGGTTTGTCTGCGGTCTAATCGGGATATCGGCATTTTTCTCGCGAGTATGGGAAGTGCGACTGTCCAAGCTCTGCAGGATTGA
- a CDS encoding TetR/AcrR family transcriptional regulator yields the protein MRVSKAQAQANREHIVETASELFRERGFDGVGVSDLMAAAGFTHGGFYKHFGSKADLMAEASACSLAKSLAGVQALDVPGFIDVYVTREHRDGRGSGCTMAALCGDAARQSEDVKATFAEGVEHTLQTLGDKYPTRPDAAAEEGRRKMIDLLSRAVGAIMLSRACPDDSALADEILEVCRAEMLASLPVDKGKPA from the coding sequence GTGAGAGTGAGCAAGGCCCAGGCGCAGGCCAATCGAGAGCACATCGTTGAAACGGCCTCAGAGTTGTTCCGTGAGCGCGGCTTCGACGGTGTGGGTGTGTCGGATCTGATGGCGGCGGCCGGTTTCACCCACGGCGGCTTCTACAAGCATTTCGGCTCGAAGGCCGACCTCATGGCCGAGGCCTCGGCCTGCAGCCTTGCCAAGTCGCTGGCAGGCGTGCAGGCGCTGGATGTGCCTGGCTTCATCGACGTCTATGTGACCAGAGAACATCGCGACGGACGTGGCAGCGGTTGCACCATGGCCGCGTTGTGTGGCGATGCGGCGCGCCAATCGGAGGATGTGAAAGCGACGTTTGCCGAAGGGGTCGAGCACACCCTGCAAACCCTGGGGGACAAATACCCGACCCGGCCGGATGCCGCTGCGGAGGAGGGCAGACGGAAAATGATCGACCTGCTGTCCCGTGCGGTGGGTGCGATTATGTTGTCGCGTGCCTGTCCGGATGATTCAGCGCTGGCGGATGAGATTCTTGAGGTGTGCCGCGCTGAGATGTTGGCGTCGTTGCCGGTTGATAAAGGCAAGCCGGCATAA
- a CDS encoding extracellular solute-binding protein, giving the protein MRKSRLRTIFSAAFLYAGISTTAGAAEPAMYLYNWFGLLAPETPKEFEQATGTRIHMDAFDSADIMQSKVMAGRTGYDVVVATSNVLPSLIQAGVLQPLDSGQLSNLSHVDPAILAQLAVNDPGNRYAVPYLWGTTGIGYDVDKVKAALGDNAPVNSWDLIFKEENISKLQSCGVAMLDSPSEIISIALNYLGLPSNSKNPDDYQKAQALLLKIRPYILYFDSSRIDTDLAGGNICVVVGWANGALAAQAANESANTGRRINYSLPREGALVWSENLVLLKDAPHPKEGLAFINYMLRPEVIAKTSNHTLYPNGNKDATEFVEQKLRDNPWIYPDKQTIATLVPLEPLPLKLERIRTRVWTKVKSSI; this is encoded by the coding sequence ATGAGAAAGTCACGTTTGCGAACCATTTTTTCGGCTGCGTTTCTCTATGCCGGAATAAGCACAACGGCGGGTGCCGCAGAGCCTGCCATGTACCTCTACAACTGGTTCGGGCTGCTCGCACCAGAGACTCCAAAGGAGTTCGAACAGGCCACCGGCACCCGTATCCACATGGATGCCTTCGACAGCGCCGATATCATGCAGAGCAAGGTCATGGCCGGGCGCACGGGGTATGACGTGGTGGTGGCGACCTCCAATGTACTGCCCAGCCTGATCCAGGCCGGAGTCCTGCAGCCACTTGATTCAGGTCAACTAAGTAACCTGTCCCATGTCGATCCCGCCATCCTGGCGCAACTGGCGGTCAATGACCCGGGCAATCGCTACGCCGTGCCCTACTTGTGGGGTACCACCGGCATTGGTTATGACGTCGATAAAGTCAAGGCAGCCCTGGGCGACAATGCCCCGGTCAACAGTTGGGACCTGATCTTCAAGGAAGAGAACATCAGCAAGCTGCAGTCTTGTGGTGTGGCCATGCTCGACTCTCCCAGCGAGATCATCTCGATTGCCTTGAATTACCTCGGGCTGCCCAGCAATAGCAAGAACCCGGATGATTACCAGAAAGCTCAAGCGCTGCTGTTGAAGATTCGCCCCTATATCCTTTATTTCGACTCCTCCAGAATCGACACCGACTTGGCGGGCGGCAACATCTGTGTCGTTGTGGGCTGGGCCAATGGCGCCCTGGCTGCGCAGGCCGCCAATGAAAGTGCCAATACCGGGCGCAGGATCAACTACAGCCTTCCTCGTGAAGGTGCGCTGGTCTGGTCGGAAAACCTGGTGCTGTTGAAAGATGCTCCTCACCCCAAGGAAGGGCTGGCCTTCATCAACTATATGTTGCGCCCGGAAGTGATTGCCAAGACCTCGAATCACACGCTTTATCCTAATGGCAATAAAGATGCCACCGAGTTCGTCGAGCAGAAGTTGCGCGATAACCCCTGGATTTATCCGGACAAGCAAACCATCGCCACATTGGTTCCGCTTGAGCCGCTGCCTTTGAAACTGGAAAGAATCCGTACTCGGGTCTGGACCAAGGTGAAGAGCAGTATCTGA
- a CDS encoding response regulator transcription factor: MPLDLHSLAWHRSIGKLILQLNRPEFWSSLIRTLNEYVQIDNWVVLIFSNQQVQVVSLPEVADAEEVDAFIHLYVKGLYLLDPFYIANRENPQSGFFHLLDIAPEYFVETEYYHKYFAQYICVDEVQYNIQLDADRTLCISIGSNAHFSQEHITMLDIIKPWVTALMHQRMCFEVDVEKSLSEPPQWPETITQFGTQITTRESDVLRLLLSGFSNKEIAGKLSLSTETIKVHRRNIYAKLNIKSQSELFARFFMPRQDVLSLS; this comes from the coding sequence ATGCCACTCGATCTTCATAGCCTGGCCTGGCACCGTTCGATTGGAAAACTGATTCTGCAGTTGAATCGCCCAGAGTTCTGGAGCTCACTTATCCGCACACTCAATGAATATGTGCAGATTGATAACTGGGTGGTTTTGATCTTCAGCAATCAACAAGTGCAAGTTGTCAGCCTGCCCGAGGTGGCAGATGCAGAAGAAGTGGATGCGTTCATTCACCTCTATGTAAAAGGCCTGTATTTGCTGGACCCCTTCTATATCGCCAATCGAGAAAACCCGCAGAGCGGCTTCTTTCATCTACTGGATATAGCGCCGGAGTACTTTGTTGAAACCGAGTACTACCACAAGTACTTTGCACAATATATTTGCGTAGATGAAGTGCAATACAACATCCAGCTCGATGCTGACAGAACACTGTGCATTTCCATTGGCAGCAACGCCCATTTCAGCCAGGAACACATCACCATGCTGGACATCATCAAGCCGTGGGTCACGGCACTCATGCATCAACGCATGTGCTTCGAAGTCGATGTGGAAAAAAGCCTCAGCGAACCGCCGCAATGGCCGGAGACGATCACCCAGTTTGGTACCCAGATAACCACGCGGGAAAGTGATGTGCTCAGGCTGCTGCTCAGTGGCTTTTCCAACAAGGAAATCGCAGGAAAGCTCTCCCTCTCCACAGAGACGATCAAAGTGCACCGCCGCAACATCTACGCCAAGTTGAACATCAAGTCACAGTCCGAACTCTTTGCACGCTTCTTCATGCCCAGGCAGGATGTGCTCTCTTTAAGCTAG
- a CDS encoding short-chain dehydrogenase, whose amino-acid sequence MDVLHAKGAAPLLAMTQLLESLSRAEPGNADDANLQQISNAAAIVLRDSCALLGVMGRRLQA is encoded by the coding sequence TTGGACGTGCTACATGCCAAGGGTGCGGCACCTTTACTGGCCATGACTCAACTGCTGGAAAGCCTCTCCCGCGCAGAGCCGGGGAATGCTGACGACGCCAATCTGCAACAGATCTCCAACGCAGCGGCAATCGTGCTGCGTGACAGTTGCGCCCTGTTGGGTGTGATGGGCCGGCGGCTGCAAGCCTGA
- a CDS encoding DUF998 domain-containing protein — protein MNIKLCEGQVMLSTPQRPEIDNNTIKLQVGIIAMVLANVTDFLSGGDITSISASYHESEWGRNLFVGLLFAISAFMLAYNGFSRKEMLLSKVAAVAAFGVATFPCGCNGYIEIIPHVHYVSAAVMFSILAYFCYLFRGRAESKGHVEARRRSVIYTFCGVAIVLSMLVMVVDHVFNEALSGFNSRLTFYCERVGLIAFGISWLTASKLLPVISAVDERTHPFK, from the coding sequence ATGAATATCAAACTATGTGAGGGACAGGTTATGCTTTCAACGCCTCAGCGTCCTGAAATAGACAACAATACGATAAAGTTGCAAGTGGGCATAATAGCTATGGTGCTTGCGAATGTAACGGACTTTCTTTCGGGAGGGGACATAACTTCTATAAGTGCTTCGTATCATGAGAGTGAATGGGGGCGCAATTTGTTTGTTGGGTTGCTTTTTGCGATATCTGCTTTTATGCTCGCGTACAATGGCTTTTCGCGAAAAGAGATGTTGCTTAGTAAAGTGGCGGCCGTTGCCGCATTTGGTGTTGCAACATTTCCATGCGGGTGTAATGGATATATAGAAATCATACCTCATGTGCACTATGTTTCTGCTGCTGTGATGTTTTCCATATTGGCTTATTTTTGTTACTTGTTTCGTGGGCGTGCTGAGTCCAAGGGGCATGTTGAGGCAAGGCGGCGATCGGTGATTTATACTTTCTGTGGCGTCGCAATAGTTTTGTCAATGCTGGTGATGGTTGTTGATCATGTTTTTAATGAAGCGTTGTCTGGCTTTAACTCGAGGCTTACTTTTTATTGTGAGCGGGTCGGTCTGATCGCATTCGGCATATCCTGGTTGACCGCCAGTAAGTTGCTTCCGGTCATTTCTGCGGTCGACGAGAGGACTCATCCATTTAAATAG
- a CDS encoding transposase, which yields MERYSKVGMQELDQRLSKIVEAARKKPVSVYRYGAPWVWIVSQDDWQGALKEVASYIPPGHSLVLLRPQIDELLDQHRDLLQGLNAEPGMLIAPRTVMHILLLQLLYSVPSEQQLYEQLSYNLLFRWFVGLDLNQKVWSFSVLSRDIATLLNNPRAVQLIQKIIGEVFCGALLQMPEFSLNFALLHTWLARHENTSISSN from the coding sequence ATGGAACGCTACTCGAAAGTGGGCATGCAGGAGCTGGATCAACGGCTGTCGAAGATCGTCGAGGCGGCGCGCAAGAAGCCGGTGTCGGTCTATCGCTACGGCGCGCCGTGGGTCTGGATCGTCTCCCAGGATGACTGGCAGGGTGCCTTGAAGGAGGTGGCCAGCTATATCCCGCCGGGGCATTCGCTGGTGCTGCTGCGTCCGCAGATCGATGAGTTGCTGGATCAGCACCGCGATCTGCTCCAGGGCCTCAATGCCGAGCCCGGCATGCTGATCGCGCCGCGTACGGTGATGCACATTCTGTTGTTGCAGTTGCTGTATTCGGTGCCCAGCGAGCAGCAGCTGTATGAACAGCTCAGTTACAACCTGTTGTTCCGTTGGTTCGTCGGTCTGGATCTGAACCAGAAGGTCTGGAGCTTCAGTGTCCTGAGTCGTGATATCGCCACGCTGTTGAACAACCCGCGGGCGGTGCAGTTGATCCAGAAAATCATCGGTGAAGTGTTTTGCGGCGCTCTGCTGCAAATGCCCGAGTTCTCGCTGAATTTTGCGCTGTTGCACACCTGGCTGGCGCGCCACGAAAACACCTCGATCAGCAGCAATTGA
- a CDS encoding DUF6896 domain-containing protein produces the protein MNPHLAHLVSDYQASIRTAVELMQQSAIPLPASNADWVGTDIPDQGELAGGIRYFKHGYGCAVHLPTATVSFDFGEQGEIDGITLSRLAGFAENRLVEYGFTDEDELKQCFDQEVAAGSLVYSGYILYYVATVRSQARTLEDSDSPSPPEHPGSPS, from the coding sequence ATGAACCCGCACCTCGCCCATCTTGTTTCCGACTACCAAGCCAGCATCCGCACGGCTGTCGAACTGATGCAACAATCCGCCATTCCCCTCCCTGCCAGCAACGCCGATTGGGTGGGAACCGATATCCCGGATCAAGGAGAACTGGCTGGCGGTATTCGCTACTTCAAGCACGGCTATGGCTGCGCCGTTCACCTGCCAACGGCAACGGTGAGCTTTGACTTTGGCGAGCAGGGCGAAATCGACGGAATAACCCTATCGAGGCTGGCCGGCTTTGCCGAGAATAGACTCGTGGAATACGGCTTTACGGATGAGGATGAACTAAAGCAGTGCTTCGACCAAGAAGTGGCAGCAGGCTCGCTGGTGTATTCGGGCTATATCCTTTATTACGTCGCAACCGTTAGATCCCAAGCGCGCACGCTCGAAGATAGCGACAGTCCTTCACCCCCCGAGCACCCCGGAAGCCCATCATGA